A stretch of Amycolatopsis balhimycina FH 1894 DNA encodes these proteins:
- a CDS encoding rhamnogalacturonan acetylesterase: protein MSLRQQAVILAGLAAVTLVPAPAVAAAVQKALPAQCSGTAPIKCHFAVSPGNYDVTVGLGSTTKAANTSMSVEARRQVLNAVSTNAGQVVPTTVTVNVRNPEGQPTGQGGTGTAGLDITFGGSAPAIGSLTVTAAQAPLVTYLAGDSTVCDQPVAPYTGWGQQLPVNVRGGAVVANYADSGESSGSFLATKALFPTLKPLIKSKDLVLIQFGHNDKQTSATAFRDNLAKMVDGVRERGGVPVLVTPPVRRLFSGTKLTPTALHVNGVGVDLPAVIRALGQSANVPVLDLTAKTKSLVESLGPAASQKIYLTQATDGVTDNTHFSTYGATQMSNLVVQGIRELNLSLVAYLR, encoded by the coding sequence ATGTCCCTCAGGCAGCAGGCGGTCATTCTCGCCGGCTTGGCCGCGGTCACCCTGGTTCCCGCGCCGGCGGTGGCCGCGGCCGTCCAGAAAGCGCTTCCCGCACAGTGCTCGGGCACGGCGCCGATCAAGTGCCACTTCGCGGTCTCGCCGGGGAACTACGACGTCACGGTGGGGCTCGGCAGCACCACGAAGGCGGCCAACACGTCGATGTCGGTGGAGGCGCGCAGGCAGGTCCTGAACGCCGTCTCGACGAACGCGGGCCAGGTCGTCCCCACCACCGTGACGGTCAACGTGCGCAACCCGGAGGGCCAGCCCACCGGCCAGGGCGGCACCGGCACCGCGGGCCTGGACATCACGTTCGGCGGCAGCGCTCCCGCGATCGGCTCGCTGACCGTGACCGCGGCCCAGGCCCCGCTGGTGACGTACCTGGCGGGCGACTCGACCGTCTGCGACCAGCCGGTGGCGCCCTACACGGGCTGGGGGCAGCAGTTGCCGGTGAACGTGCGAGGTGGCGCCGTGGTCGCCAACTACGCGGACTCGGGTGAAAGCTCGGGCAGTTTCCTGGCCACCAAGGCGCTCTTCCCGACGCTCAAGCCGTTGATCAAGAGCAAGGACCTCGTGCTCATCCAGTTCGGGCACAACGACAAGCAGACGTCGGCGACGGCGTTCCGCGACAACCTCGCCAAGATGGTCGACGGCGTGCGCGAGCGCGGCGGCGTCCCGGTGCTGGTGACACCGCCGGTGCGGCGATTGTTCAGCGGCACCAAGCTGACCCCGACCGCCCTGCACGTCAACGGCGTGGGCGTGGACCTGCCCGCGGTGATCCGGGCGCTGGGCCAGAGCGCGAACGTGCCGGTGCTCGACCTGACGGCCAAGACCAAGTCCCTGGTCGAGTCCCTCGGCCCTGCCGCGTCGCAGAAGATCTACCTCACCCAGGCCACCGACGGCGTCACCGACAACACGCACTTCTCGACGTACGGCGCGACGCAGATGTCGAACCTGGTGGTGCAGGGCATCCGTGAGCTGAACCTCTCGCTCGTCGCCTATCTGCGCTGA
- a CDS encoding lysyl oxidase family protein — protein MVLLVTALVTASAPRADAASEVLLPDLRQAIPGCDGGSSGDLAQCDAWDVCPVIDPAVPSGRCVPVNVAKAVRLRFTSAEENIGDGPLLLYGRRDTTNQDTMSVRQALRNGPNGSIPADYVSAQRVTRAFTYYEPAVAHQHWHLMNFEHFALVSPQGKTIVTDRKNGFCLGDRFTVADAGRLSHVPGDTGPDADLAETLRANQCRHHEPTALDVLEGISVGAGDDYKYTVDFQWLDITHVPAGTYDLVNTVNADRTLLESNYRNNSTAVALTIAWPQGMPGPGAIPAAPVVKFLRACPGQPRCA, from the coding sequence GTGGTCCTTTTGGTCACCGCCTTGGTCACCGCCTCGGCTCCTCGTGCCGACGCGGCCTCGGAGGTCCTCCTCCCCGATCTGCGCCAGGCGATCCCGGGCTGCGACGGCGGGAGTTCCGGCGACCTCGCGCAGTGCGACGCCTGGGACGTGTGCCCGGTGATCGACCCCGCGGTACCCAGCGGGCGGTGCGTCCCGGTGAACGTGGCGAAGGCCGTCCGGCTGCGGTTCACCAGCGCGGAGGAGAACATCGGCGACGGGCCGCTGCTGCTCTACGGCCGTCGCGACACGACGAACCAGGACACCATGTCCGTCCGCCAGGCCCTGCGCAACGGCCCGAACGGCTCGATCCCCGCTGACTATGTTTCGGCGCAGCGAGTCACCCGGGCCTTCACGTACTACGAGCCGGCCGTCGCCCACCAGCACTGGCACCTGATGAACTTCGAACACTTCGCGCTGGTTTCCCCGCAGGGAAAGACGATCGTCACGGACCGCAAGAACGGCTTCTGCCTCGGCGACCGGTTCACGGTGGCCGACGCCGGCCGGCTGAGCCACGTCCCCGGGGACACCGGCCCCGACGCCGACCTCGCCGAGACCCTCCGCGCGAACCAGTGCCGCCACCACGAGCCCACGGCCCTCGACGTGCTCGAAGGAATCTCGGTCGGCGCCGGCGACGACTACAAGTACACCGTCGACTTCCAGTGGCTGGACATCACGCACGTCCCGGCGGGCACGTACGACCTGGTGAACACGGTGAACGCGGACCGGACGCTGCTGGAGTCGAACTACCGCAACAACTCCACCGCCGTGGCCCTGACCATCGCATGGCCGCAGGGCATGCCGGGGCCGGGCGCGATCCCGGCCGCCCCGGTCGTCAAGTTCCTGCGCGCCTGCCCCGGCCAGCCCCGCTGCGCCTGA
- a CDS encoding cellulase family glycosylhydrolase produces MRWRFLRVLLAGVLLAACAVVAPAAAGAATPARVMALGDSITGSPGCWRALLWKHLQDTGHTDVDFVGTLPAPGCGFTYDGDNEGHGGFLATGIVRDNQLPGWLSATHPDVVLMHLGTNDVWSAIPAATILDAYTTLLGQMRAANPATKLVVAKIIPMNPANCAACGQRVVELDNAIPAWAQAHSTAASPITVVDQWTGFDTAADTGDGVHPNSTTGIQKMESRWYPALVAALGGDTPAATGLHVDGTRIAEANGTPFVMRGVNHAYVWYPGQNRAFADIKSFGANTVRVVLGSGQRWGPTSAAEVTSVIGQCKQNRLICVLEVHDTTGYGEQSGAATLDQAVSYWISVASALKGQENYAVINLGNEPFGNNQQVSATWASATSGAISRLRAAGLQHLLMADAPMWGQDWQNIMRDNAATVFTADSQHNTVFSIHMYGVYDTAAEINAYFDSFRTAGLPLVVGEFGNMHTDGNPDEDTIMAQAQARGLGYLGWSWSGNSSDVAYLDMTNNFDPANLTAWGERFLNGANGIRQTSKEATIYGGGSGDTEAPSVPGTPAVSAVTSSGATLTWTASTDNVGVTGYDVLRASGGTFAVVGSTATTSFTDSGLAASSTYRYQVRARDAAGNTSAASGIASVTTSPGGGTGACKVTYAASNWGGGNGFTANITVTNTGASTVTGWTLAFTFAGGQRMTLPGWGATFAQSGSSVTATNVSWNGTLAPNASAGIGFNGSYSGSNPAPTSFTLNGSTCSAG; encoded by the coding sequence ATGCGCTGGCGATTCCTCCGCGTGCTCCTGGCCGGCGTGCTGCTGGCCGCCTGCGCTGTCGTGGCTCCCGCGGCGGCCGGTGCGGCGACACCGGCCCGGGTCATGGCGCTCGGCGACTCCATCACCGGGTCGCCCGGCTGCTGGCGGGCGTTGCTGTGGAAACACCTGCAGGACACCGGGCACACCGACGTCGACTTCGTCGGCACCCTCCCGGCCCCCGGCTGCGGCTTCACCTACGACGGCGACAACGAGGGCCACGGCGGGTTCCTGGCGACCGGGATCGTGCGGGACAACCAGCTGCCCGGCTGGCTGTCGGCGACGCACCCGGACGTCGTCCTGATGCACCTGGGCACCAACGACGTGTGGAGCGCCATCCCGGCGGCCACCATCCTGGACGCCTACACCACGCTGCTCGGCCAGATGCGGGCCGCCAACCCGGCCACCAAGCTGGTCGTCGCCAAGATCATCCCGATGAACCCGGCCAACTGCGCGGCCTGCGGGCAGCGGGTGGTCGAGCTGGACAACGCCATTCCCGCCTGGGCGCAGGCGCACTCCACGGCCGCGTCCCCGATCACCGTGGTCGACCAGTGGACCGGGTTCGACACCGCGGCGGACACCGGCGACGGCGTCCACCCGAACAGCACCACCGGCATCCAGAAGATGGAAAGCCGCTGGTACCCGGCCCTCGTGGCGGCGCTGGGCGGCGACACCCCGGCCGCGACCGGTCTCCACGTCGACGGCACGCGGATCGCCGAGGCCAACGGCACGCCGTTCGTGATGCGCGGGGTTAACCACGCGTACGTCTGGTACCCGGGCCAGAACCGCGCCTTCGCCGACATCAAGTCCTTCGGTGCCAACACGGTCCGTGTCGTCCTCGGCAGCGGGCAGCGGTGGGGACCGACTTCGGCCGCCGAAGTCACCAGCGTCATCGGGCAGTGCAAACAGAACCGGCTGATCTGCGTCCTGGAGGTGCACGACACCACCGGGTACGGCGAGCAGAGCGGCGCCGCGACCCTGGACCAGGCGGTCAGTTACTGGATCAGCGTCGCGAGTGCCCTCAAGGGACAGGAAAACTACGCCGTGATCAACCTGGGCAACGAGCCGTTCGGCAACAACCAGCAGGTGAGCGCGACCTGGGCGAGCGCGACGAGCGGCGCGATCAGCCGGCTGCGGGCCGCCGGGCTGCAGCACCTGCTGATGGCCGACGCGCCGATGTGGGGCCAGGACTGGCAGAACATCATGCGCGACAACGCGGCCACCGTGTTCACCGCCGACTCGCAGCACAACACCGTCTTCTCCATCCACATGTACGGCGTCTACGACACCGCCGCCGAGATCAACGCGTACTTCGACAGTTTCCGGACCGCCGGGCTGCCCCTGGTTGTCGGCGAGTTCGGGAACATGCACACGGACGGCAACCCGGACGAGGACACGATCATGGCCCAGGCGCAGGCCCGCGGTCTCGGCTATCTCGGCTGGTCGTGGAGCGGTAACAGCAGCGACGTCGCCTACCTCGACATGACGAACAACTTCGACCCGGCGAATCTCACGGCGTGGGGCGAGCGGTTCCTCAACGGCGCCAACGGAATCCGGCAGACGTCGAAGGAAGCCACGATCTACGGCGGCGGCAGCGGGGACACCGAAGCACCGTCCGTTCCGGGCACCCCGGCCGTCTCGGCGGTGACTTCCAGTGGTGCCACGCTGACCTGGACGGCGTCGACCGACAACGTCGGCGTCACCGGCTATGATGTCCTCCGCGCGAGCGGTGGCACGTTCGCCGTCGTCGGCTCGACCGCGACGACGTCGTTCACCGACAGCGGCTTGGCGGCTTCGAGCACCTACCGGTACCAGGTGCGGGCCAGGGACGCGGCGGGGAACACCTCGGCCGCTTCCGGGATCGCGTCCGTGACGACGAGCCCGGGTGGTGGCACCGGGGCGTGCAAGGTCACCTACGCCGCGTCGAACTGGGGTGGCGGCAACGGGTTCACGGCCAACATCACCGTCACGAACACCGGCGCGAGCACGGTCACCGGCTGGACGCTGGCCTTCACCTTCGCCGGGGGCCAGCGGATGACCCTCCCCGGCTGGGGCGCCACCTTCGCCCAGTCCGGCAGTTCCGTCACCGCCACCAACGTGAGCTGGAACGGCACGCTGGCACCGAACGCCTCGGCCGGCATCGGCTTCAACGGCTCGTACAGCGGGTCCAATCCGGCGCCGACGTCGTTCACGCTCAACGGGAGCACCTGCTCGGCCGGCTGA
- the wecB gene encoding non-hydrolyzing UDP-N-acetylglucosamine 2-epimerase — translation MPTTTAAFRESAVGAPEVPPAGTGGITLVCGTRPELIKLAPLMRFFGDGCAVVYTGQHYDHSLYSRIRADLPPSGRFHELGVGAGRRGGQLGRTVSAVDEVLAAHPGRVVVVQGDTTSALAGALAANAHDLPLVHVEAGLRSHDRAMPEEHNRVLIDHLADLCCAPTDLNRRNLLAENVPAERIAVTGNTVVEALERALPAAAEREAVLAARGLARDRFVLATIHRPENVDDPGRLEVILRELGRLPLPVVFPLHPRTAKSVEQFGLTRLLDPFVRLEPQAYPAFLALAAEAAVIVSDSGGIQEEVSVLKRPVVVVRRSTERPEIAGTFGVRVLPGPGIGTEVARWLDDVAGHRERLRRLPSPYGDGSAAARVAAALGSVLAQRAGSATAG, via the coding sequence ATGCCGACCACCACCGCAGCTTTCCGCGAATCAGCCGTAGGCGCCCCGGAAGTGCCGCCGGCCGGGACCGGCGGAATCACGCTGGTCTGCGGGACGCGGCCCGAATTGATCAAGCTGGCGCCGTTGATGCGGTTCTTCGGCGACGGGTGCGCGGTCGTCTACACCGGACAGCACTACGACCACTCGCTGTACTCGCGCATCCGCGCGGACCTGCCGCCGTCCGGGCGGTTCCACGAACTCGGCGTCGGCGCCGGGCGCCGCGGGGGCCAGCTCGGGCGGACCGTCAGCGCGGTCGACGAAGTCCTGGCCGCGCACCCCGGCCGGGTGGTGGTCGTGCAGGGCGACACGACGTCGGCGCTCGCCGGCGCGCTGGCGGCCAACGCGCACGACCTTCCGCTGGTGCACGTCGAAGCCGGGCTGCGCAGCCACGACCGCGCGATGCCGGAAGAGCACAACCGGGTGCTGATCGACCACCTCGCCGACCTCTGCTGCGCGCCGACCGACCTCAACCGCCGGAACCTCCTGGCGGAAAACGTGCCCGCCGAACGGATCGCCGTCACCGGCAACACGGTCGTGGAAGCGCTGGAGCGCGCGCTCCCGGCCGCCGCCGAGCGGGAGGCTGTCCTGGCGGCCCGGGGCCTGGCGCGCGACCGGTTCGTCCTGGCCACCATCCACCGCCCGGAGAACGTCGACGACCCGGGCCGGCTCGAGGTGATCCTGCGGGAACTGGGCCGGCTGCCGCTGCCGGTCGTGTTCCCGCTGCACCCGCGCACGGCCAAGAGCGTCGAGCAGTTCGGCCTGACGCGGCTGCTGGACCCCTTCGTCCGGCTGGAGCCCCAGGCCTACCCGGCGTTCCTCGCGCTGGCCGCCGAAGCCGCCGTGATCGTGTCCGATTCCGGGGGCATCCAGGAGGAAGTGAGTGTCCTCAAGCGACCCGTGGTCGTCGTCCGGCGCAGCACCGAACGCCCCGAGATCGCCGGGACGTTCGGCGTGCGGGTGCTGCCCGGGCCCGGGATCGGGACCGAGGTCGCCCGGTGGCTCGACGACGTCGCCGGCCACCGCGAGCGGCTCCGGCGGCTCCCGTCACCGTACGGCGACGGGTCCGCCGCCGCCCGCGTCGCGGCCGCGCTCGGTTCCGTGCTCGCTCAGCGGGCCGGTTCGGCGACCGCCGGCTGA
- a CDS encoding glycoside hydrolase family 2 encodes MRNFVFGRRLAVAAAGVLAAGLLLAPVTGAAAINQYRTVTDFDPGWLFNYGDASGAGGASYNDGGWRKLSVPHDWSIEGPNPPASPFSQSAPSTGRGGYLPSGIGWYRKHFSLAAVPSGRKVSLEFDGVMANASVYVNGTLIGTHPYGYTSFRYDITAAAKFGGADNVVAVKTDTTSQPASRYYTGAGIHRDVRLIATDPVHVGQWATRVTTPGANTVHAETTVVNEGSAAASVSVRGVLSDPGGSALPAVTTAAKTVAAGASATFAYDVAVSNPRLWDLTNPNLYSLATNVLVGGTAVDDDVTSVGIRTLTFNASTGMSLNGKNVKFQGVALHQDFHGLGMAAPQRAMQRRLAQLKALGVNAIRTAHDPPSPAFLELTDRMGFLVLDEFFDVWTQHKYSDVGDYATYFGKTASAPAGTPAVPGASGSVPWYQVDATSVVMRDRNHPSVAMWSTGNEIRDSLSTRTPLLTRMVSIAHALDPGRPVTQALFRPSDSGDVTGATRTIVDVFGGNYRPDEVITAAKTSPARAGLFTEMGTDTSAWTTVRNNAMVTGLFLWTGAAYLGEADGLWPRAEPDFGLMDGVGTVRPIGYSWQRTWGAPATSPPPTGTAATRVLVSPDHSTVSTDIDDVSYVKATVADSSGRVVTGSSAAVTFGITGPGVLVAVDSGSPVQESFRGTVRKAYQGVAYALVRATGPGAITVTASSGGLTTGTTTLTGTTASFVPCSGSCD; translated from the coding sequence ATGCGTAACTTCGTCTTCGGCAGGCGGCTCGCGGTGGCCGCCGCGGGTGTGCTGGCGGCGGGACTGCTGCTCGCTCCGGTCACCGGCGCGGCCGCCATCAACCAGTACCGGACGGTCACGGACTTCGACCCCGGCTGGCTGTTCAACTACGGTGACGCCAGTGGCGCGGGCGGTGCCTCCTACAACGACGGTGGCTGGCGCAAGCTCAGCGTGCCGCACGACTGGAGCATCGAGGGCCCGAACCCGCCGGCCAGCCCGTTCTCGCAGTCGGCGCCGAGCACCGGCCGGGGTGGCTACCTGCCGTCGGGCATCGGCTGGTACCGCAAGCACTTCTCGCTGGCCGCGGTGCCGTCCGGCCGCAAGGTGTCCCTCGAGTTCGACGGCGTGATGGCCAACGCGAGCGTGTACGTCAACGGCACCCTCATCGGCACGCACCCCTACGGCTACACCAGCTTCCGCTACGACATCACGGCGGCGGCGAAGTTCGGCGGCGCCGACAACGTGGTCGCCGTCAAGACGGACACGACGTCGCAGCCGGCGTCCCGTTACTACACCGGCGCCGGGATCCACCGCGATGTCCGGCTCATCGCGACGGATCCCGTGCACGTCGGCCAGTGGGCCACCCGCGTCACCACACCCGGCGCCAACACCGTGCACGCGGAAACCACCGTGGTCAACGAAGGCAGCGCGGCGGCGAGCGTCAGTGTCCGGGGCGTGCTCAGCGACCCGGGCGGGAGCGCGTTACCCGCGGTCACCACGGCGGCCAAGACTGTCGCCGCCGGCGCGTCCGCCACCTTCGCCTACGACGTGGCCGTGAGCAACCCGCGGCTGTGGGACCTGACCAATCCGAACCTGTACTCGCTGGCGACGAACGTCCTCGTCGGCGGCACCGCCGTCGACGACGACGTCACGTCCGTGGGCATCCGCACGCTGACGTTCAACGCCTCGACGGGCATGAGCCTGAACGGCAAGAACGTGAAGTTCCAGGGCGTCGCGCTGCACCAGGACTTCCACGGGCTCGGGATGGCCGCGCCTCAGCGGGCGATGCAGCGGCGGCTCGCCCAGCTGAAAGCGCTCGGGGTGAACGCCATCCGCACCGCGCACGACCCGCCCAGCCCGGCGTTCCTCGAGCTCACCGACCGGATGGGGTTCCTGGTCCTCGACGAGTTCTTCGACGTCTGGACCCAGCACAAGTACTCCGACGTCGGCGACTACGCGACGTACTTCGGCAAGACGGCGTCCGCGCCGGCGGGGACGCCCGCGGTGCCCGGTGCGAGCGGCTCGGTGCCGTGGTACCAGGTGGACGCCACCAGCGTGGTCATGCGCGACCGCAACCACCCCAGCGTGGCGATGTGGAGCACCGGCAACGAGATCCGCGACTCGCTCTCGACCCGGACACCCCTGCTGACCAGGATGGTCTCGATCGCGCACGCGCTGGACCCCGGCCGTCCGGTCACCCAGGCGCTGTTCCGGCCGAGCGACAGCGGCGACGTCACCGGGGCCACCCGGACCATCGTGGACGTCTTCGGCGGCAACTACCGGCCGGACGAGGTCATCACGGCCGCGAAGACGTCCCCGGCCCGGGCCGGGCTCTTCACCGAGATGGGCACCGACACCTCCGCCTGGACGACCGTACGGAACAACGCCATGGTCACCGGCCTGTTCCTCTGGACCGGCGCGGCGTACCTGGGGGAGGCCGACGGGCTGTGGCCGCGGGCCGAGCCGGACTTCGGCCTGATGGACGGCGTGGGCACGGTGCGGCCGATCGGGTACTCGTGGCAGCGCACCTGGGGTGCGCCGGCCACGTCACCACCGCCCACCGGCACCGCGGCGACCCGCGTGCTGGTGTCGCCCGACCACAGCACGGTGTCGACCGACATCGACGACGTCTCGTACGTGAAGGCGACGGTGGCCGACTCGTCCGGCCGCGTGGTGACCGGCTCCTCCGCCGCGGTCACGTTCGGCATCACCGGGCCGGGCGTGCTGGTGGCGGTCGACAGCGGCAGCCCGGTGCAGGAGAGCTTCCGCGGCACCGTCCGGAAGGCCTACCAGGGCGTCGCCTACGCCCTGGTGCGGGCCACCGGCCCGGGCGCCATCACGGTGACCGCGAGTTCCGGGGGCCTGACGACGGGCACGACCACGCTGACCGGCACCACAGCATCGTTCGTGCCCTGTTCCGGCAGCTGCGACTGA
- a CDS encoding glycosyl hydrolase 53 family protein has translation MAPSKELTHELPEIASTRLGRRSVLLGALALGAGATTQATAAVLPPEATAAAFFKGADISWAPQMEAHGYTWKNAAGQSQDLLAILKGYGINAIRLRTFVNPSGSATDGHCGITEVAALAKRVKAAGMSIMLDYMFGDTWNSVGVQNPPAAWKNLSYSQLLGAMNSYVNQTMNVMKSNDVLPTWVQIGNEINGGICHPVGSVSNGAQMTGLLNAAYNQVKQVSPSTTVCVHLAQPQKWDSMQTFFSRYAGNGGKWDMSVFSSYGSASVAAGIVANMKKIADQYGKPFMQTEFGGPVSKVSATRDSLVAYLNALKSTGGQGLFYWEPEGYSPFTGYANVAWNSANRQPTAIMDGFTQA, from the coding sequence ATGGCCCCGTCGAAGGAGCTCACCCATGAACTGCCGGAAATTGCGTCAACCAGGCTGGGGCGGCGGTCCGTGCTGCTCGGCGCGCTCGCACTGGGCGCAGGTGCCACGACGCAGGCGACAGCCGCCGTGCTACCGCCGGAAGCCACCGCGGCCGCCTTCTTCAAGGGCGCCGACATCAGCTGGGCGCCGCAGATGGAAGCCCACGGCTACACCTGGAAGAACGCCGCCGGGCAGAGCCAGGACCTGCTGGCCATCCTCAAGGGATACGGCATCAACGCCATCCGGTTGCGCACGTTCGTCAACCCGTCGGGCAGCGCCACCGACGGCCACTGCGGCATCACCGAGGTCGCCGCGCTGGCCAAGCGCGTCAAGGCCGCCGGCATGTCGATCATGCTTGACTACATGTTCGGCGACACCTGGAACTCCGTCGGCGTGCAGAACCCGCCCGCGGCGTGGAAGAACCTGAGCTACAGCCAGCTGCTCGGCGCCATGAACTCCTACGTCAACCAGACCATGAACGTCATGAAGAGCAACGACGTGCTCCCCACCTGGGTGCAGATCGGCAACGAAATCAACGGCGGCATCTGCCACCCGGTCGGCAGCGTCTCCAACGGTGCGCAAATGACGGGCCTGCTCAACGCCGCCTACAACCAGGTCAAGCAGGTGTCGCCGAGCACGACGGTGTGCGTCCACCTCGCCCAGCCGCAGAAGTGGGACTCGATGCAGACCTTCTTCAGCCGCTACGCCGGCAACGGCGGCAAGTGGGACATGTCGGTCTTCTCCTCCTACGGCAGCGCGAGCGTCGCCGCCGGCATCGTGGCGAACATGAAGAAGATCGCCGACCAGTACGGCAAACCCTTCATGCAGACCGAGTTCGGCGGCCCGGTGAGCAAGGTCTCGGCCACCCGTGACTCGCTGGTCGCCTACCTCAACGCGCTCAAGAGCACCGGCGGACAGGGCCTGTTTTACTGGGAGCCGGAAGGCTATTCGCCGTTCACCGGCTACGCCAACGTCGCCTGGAACTCCGCGAACCGCCAGCCGACCGCCATCATGGACGGCTTCACGCAGGCATGA
- a CDS encoding right-handed parallel beta-helix repeat-containing protein: MKLVVLKRFLVFWAAAVTATAVAGAPVAASSPAAGMTYYVAPAGSDSAAGTQTAPWASVAHAQSVAQAGDTVYLRGGAYPYSRANKACASQTDRVDAITLNKSGSAGIPIRYWAYPGETPVFDFSRVSDDCRIKGFDVTGNYIHLKGLEVKGVPQHNNLNHESWGIWISGSNNTFESLNLHNNMGPGLFIQDGGGNLVVNSDSYDNYDPLTSNGAGESADGFGAHISANHPGNVFRGCRAWWNSDDGFDLINAFSSVTIENSWAWRNGYLPETTTSSGNGNGFKMGGYGGTYVSNGVKHTVRDSVAFNNKAAGFYANHHTLANDYFNNTSYNNKPDYNMLGITSSGAATGLGNLRNNIAYKGSLTSNMSGTSASYNSWNLSVTLSDAQFQSVSTAGWEARRQADGSLPVLPYLRLAANSSLIDKGTNVGLPYKGKAPDLGAFES; this comes from the coding sequence ATGAAACTCGTTGTCCTGAAACGTTTCCTCGTGTTCTGGGCGGCCGCGGTGACCGCCACTGCGGTCGCCGGTGCCCCGGTGGCCGCGAGCAGCCCGGCAGCCGGAATGACCTACTACGTCGCTCCGGCGGGCAGTGACAGCGCCGCCGGGACACAGACCGCGCCCTGGGCGTCGGTCGCGCACGCCCAGTCCGTCGCCCAGGCAGGTGACACGGTGTACCTCCGGGGCGGCGCCTACCCCTATTCCCGCGCGAACAAGGCCTGCGCGAGCCAGACCGACCGGGTGGACGCGATCACGCTGAACAAGAGCGGCAGTGCGGGCATCCCGATCCGCTACTGGGCTTATCCCGGCGAGACTCCGGTCTTCGACTTCTCCCGCGTCAGCGACGACTGCCGGATCAAAGGCTTCGACGTCACCGGCAATTACATTCACTTGAAGGGACTCGAGGTCAAGGGCGTCCCCCAGCACAACAACCTCAACCACGAATCCTGGGGTATCTGGATCTCGGGGAGCAACAACACCTTCGAATCCCTCAACCTGCACAACAACATGGGACCCGGCTTGTTCATCCAGGACGGCGGCGGAAACCTCGTCGTCAATTCCGATTCGTACGACAACTACGACCCGCTCACGTCGAACGGCGCGGGCGAAAGCGCGGACGGGTTCGGCGCGCACATCTCCGCCAACCACCCGGGCAACGTGTTCCGCGGCTGCCGCGCGTGGTGGAACTCCGACGACGGGTTCGACCTCATCAACGCGTTCTCGTCGGTGACCATCGAGAACTCGTGGGCCTGGCGGAACGGGTACCTGCCGGAGACGACGACGTCGTCCGGCAACGGGAACGGCTTCAAGATGGGCGGCTACGGCGGCACGTACGTGAGCAACGGCGTCAAGCACACCGTCCGGGACTCGGTGGCGTTCAACAACAAGGCCGCGGGCTTCTACGCCAACCACCACACACTGGCCAACGACTACTTCAACAACACGAGCTACAACAACAAACCGGACTACAACATGCTCGGGATCACCTCGAGCGGCGCGGCGACCGGCCTGGGCAACCTGCGCAACAACATCGCCTACAAGGGTTCCCTGACGTCGAACATGTCCGGCACGAGCGCGTCGTACAACTCCTGGAACCTGAGCGTCACCTTGTCGGACGCGCAGTTCCAGAGCGTGTCGACGGCCGGCTGGGAGGCGCGACGGCAGGCCGACGGCAGCCTGCCCGTGCTGCCCTACCTGCGTCTCGCGGCGAACAGTTCGCTGATCGACAAAGGCACCAACGTCGGGCTGCCCTACAAAGGGAAGGCGCCGGACCTCGGTGCTTTCGAGTCTTGA